The genomic segment GTAAAGGTGCTCGTCGGCGTCGTCGCGTTCATCCTCCTGATGGCGGGGATCGCCGAGGGCGTCGGGCGCGCACTCGGCGAGAGCGAGCCGATACAGAGCGCGCTCGTGTTGGTGAGCGCCTTCTCGAACTCGGGCAACTACGGGATTCCCCTCTCGGAGTTCGCCTTCGGCGCGACCGGGCGGGCGACCGCGGTCCTGTATCTCGTGGGCCAGAGCGTCGTCATCTATACTATCGGGGTGTATCTCGCCTCGCGGGCCGGCGGCGCGCGCGGTTTGGGCGCAGTGAAGAAAGTATTCAAACTCCCACTGGTCTATGCGGTCGTGCTCGCGCTCCTCGTGCGCGCGCTCGGTCTCGTCCCGCCGGCCGACGGCGCGGCGATGACGACCATCCAGCTCGTCGGCGACGCCTCGATTCCGCTGATGCTGATCTTGGTGGGAATTCAACTGGCGAACGCGAACTACGGGGCGGCGCTCTCCCGTGTGGGCTCGGCGAACGTGCTCAAACTGCTGGTCGCGCCGGTGGTCGGTCTCGCCATCGCGGCCGTCCTCGACTTCGGAAATACGACTGTGGCGCGCGTGTTCGTCCTCGAATGTGCGACGCCGGCGGCGATCACGTCGCTCATCCTGCTCATCGAGTTCAGCGGCGAGCGCTCCCCTGAGGGCGTCAGCGGTCCGGAGTACGTCAGCGCGGCCGTTCTCACGACGACGCTCGTGAGCGTTCCGGTACTGACGCTGGTGATCGTCGCGCTCGAAACGGACCTCGTGACGTCGTTGCTGTAATCGAGGTGATACCCGTTATCATAGCCCTTAACATCGTTACCCACGCAGAACGGGTATGGCCGTCGACGACGAATTCTACGACCCACCGTCCCTCCAGACTTCGGCCGACGCGCTCGGCCACGACCACGACGACGTCGCCGAGTACCGCGCGCTCGCCGACGATCTGCGAGAGAGAGTCCGCGGCGAGGTGCGCTTCGACGAGTACTCCCAGATCCTCTACGCGACCGACGGCAGCATCTACGGCGCGAAGCCTGCGGGCGTGGTCTGTCCGCGCGACACCGAGGACGTCAGTGCGACGATGCGGGTCGCCGCCGACCACGACGTGTCCGTGCTCCCGCGCGGCACCGGTTCGTCGCTGGCCGGGCAGGCTGTCGGGCCGGGCTGTGTCGTGCTCGATACGACCCGCCACATGGACTCGATCCTCGACGTCGATGCCGACGGGAAGACTGTGACCGTCCAGCCCGGCGTCGTCCAGGACCACCTCGACGACCATCTCGACCAGTGGGGGCTGAAGTTCGCGCCCGACCCAGCCTCCTCGAATCGGGCGACGATCGGCGGCGGTATCGGGAACAATAGTACAGGAGCGCACTCGGTGCGCTACGGCATCACCGACGCCTACACCGAGGAGTTGCGGGTCGTGCTCGCCGACGGCTCGCTGATCCACACTCACCCCGTAGTCTTGGATAGTCCCGAGTGGGATGGCCTAGTCGACAAGGACGACCGCGAGGCCGAACTCTATCGCACGGTGCGGGGACTGGTCGAGGAGAACGAAGAAGAGATCGACGAGCGCTACCCCACCCTGAAACGATCGGTGTCGGGCTACAACCTCCACAAGGTCGTCTACGAGAACGAGGCCGGTGAGGAGGTCATCAACCTCTCGAAACTGTTCGTCGGCGCGGAGGGGACCCTGGGGACGATCGTCGAGGCGACGGTCGAACTCGTCACGAAACCCGACGAGACGGCGCTCGCGCTCTACTGTTTCGAGGGATTGGGCGACGCGATGGAAGCCGTCCCCGAGGCGCTCGAGTTCGACGTGAGTGCCGTCGAGCTGATGGACGACGAGGTATTCAGACTAGCGAGCGAATCGACCGAGTTCGCCCAGTACGCAGAACCCATTCCCGAAGGAACCGCGGCGGCGCTGATGCTCGAATACGACTCCGAACTCCGAGACGACTTCGAGGACGCGATCGGCGAGACGAACGCCCACTTCGTCGAGGAAGGGAGCGCCTTCGACGTGCTGGAGGCTTACACCGAAGAGGACCAGCTGAAACTCTGGAAACTCCGGAAGGCTGCGATTCCGCTCCTGATGAGTCTGGAAGGTGATCCGAAACCGTACCCGTTCATCGAGGACGCGACAGTGCCACCCGAAGAACTCGCCGAATATGTGGGTGAGTTCGAGGAGGTTCTCGAAAACCACGACACATCGGCGGCCTACTTCGCTCACGCAGGTTCGGGCACGCTGCACATCCGTCCGATCCTGAACCTCAAGGACGGCGAGGGGATCGAGAAAATGCACTCGATCTCCGAGGACGTCACGTCGTTGGTTCTGGAGCACAACGGCTCCTTTTCGGGCGAGCACGGCGACGGCCTCGCACGCACGGAATTCAACCCGAAGATGTACGGCGAGGCGATCTGGAGCGCCTTTCAGGAACTCAAACTCGCCGCCGATCCCGACCGACGCATGAACCCCGGGAAGGTGGTCTACTGGGAAGATGAGCCGGCCGATATGCGCGAGAACCTCCGATACGGTCCGGAATACTCCTCGCTCGAACCGCAGACCGAGATGGACTTCGAGCGCGAGGGCGGCTTCTCGCACGCCATCGAGCTCTGTAACGGCTGCGGCACCTGTCGACAGGCCGACTCGAACACGATGTGTCCGACCTACCGCGCCTCGAAGGAGGAGATCCAGACGACGCGCGGGCGGGCGAACATGCTCCGGGCGGGGATCTCCGGCGAACTCTCCGAGGAGGAGATGTTCTCCGAACGGTTCCAAGAGGAGGTGCTCGACCTCTGTGTGGGCTGCAAGGGCTGCAAGAGCGACTGTCCCACCGGCGTCGACATGGCGAAGATCAAGACGGAGGTCAAACACGAGTACCACGAGCGCGAGGGGGCGGGCCTCCGCGAGCGCCTCTTCGCCAACGTCGACAGTCTGGCCGCGCTCGGCAGTCGGTTCGCGCCGCTGTCGAACTGGGGGACGAAACTGCCGGGCGCGCGAACCGCGATGGAACGAGTCGCCGGCATCGCTGCCGAACGCGAACTCCCACACTTCGAGCGCGAGAGCTTGGAGGAGTGGTTCGCCGCCCGTGGCGGCTCCAAAGTCTCGCTCGCCGACGCCGCCGAGAAGGCCCTGCTCTTTCCCGACACCTACACGAACTACAGCAACACCACGCCGGGGAAGGCTGCCGTGTTGACCCTCGAAGCAGCGGGCGTCCACGTCGAGATCCCCGACGAGGTGGTGTCGAGCGGTCGGCCAGCCTACTCGAAGGGCTTTCTCGACGAGGCTCGCGGGCGCGCGGAGACGAACGTCGCGGCGCTCGACCCCTACGTTCGTGACGGCTGGTCGGTCGTCTTCACCGAACCCTCGGACGCCGTGATGTTCCAAGACGAGTATCTCGACCTCCTCCCGGAAGACGTCGCAACCGAGCGCGTCTCCGGCAACGCCTACGGTGTACTCGAATATATCGACGTGATGCGACTCGATGACGAGATCGAGTTCACGGAACAGGAGACGTCACTGAGCTACCACGGCCACTGCAACCAGAAGGCGCTCAACAAGGACCATCACGCGGTCGGCGTTCTCAGACGGGCTGGCTACGCCGTGGACCCGCTCGATTCGGGCTGCTGTGGGATGGCCGGTTCCTTTGGCTACGAGGAAGAACACTACGACCTCTCACAAGCCATCGGGGACATCCTCTTCGAACAGGTCGAGGGGAGCAACGCCGCCGAGGTGGTCGCTCCTGGAACTTCCTGTCGCACCCAACTCGGCGACCGCAAGGGTGAAAGCGCGCCGCGCCATCCGATCGAGAAGGTCGCGCTGGCGATCGCGCGCTGACTCACTCGCCGCCCGACTCACCGAACAGCTGGCCGAGCGTCCGCAGCAGGTCCACGACCGATTCGAGGATCGCGTCGATGCGCTCGATGAGGTCCTGTACCCCTTCGAGTTGGAGCACGACCGCCGCGCCGCCCGACAGTTCGATGGAGAGGGCTGCTGCGTCCGGGATACCGAACACGACCGCGGCAACGCCGACGACCAACAGTCCGACCGCTACGGGAAGTGGTTTCATGGGGCGACGATATCTCGTGCTCACGTATACCGGTTGTGGTGATACATCGTGCGCCACGGTATCCACCCGCTCGCCTCGAATCGTTCGGTTCAGGAATCGCGCTGCTGGCGGGCACACTCGGTAATGGGGTCGAGAACACTATCCGCGATCTCGTAGGGGTCGGTCTCGCCGGCCGTGACGCCCGCGACGAGTTCCTCGATGCCGCCGCGGGCGGCGATCTCTTCGGTGAGGAGGTCGGCGGTGTCCTCGCGCAGGAGGGTACGGATCTCCTCGGCGTAGCGGGCGCGCGCCTTCGCGTCGAGTTCGCCCGTCGCTTCGAGGTGTGTCCGATGGTCGTCGAGCGCGTCGACGTACTCTTCGACGCCCTCGCCGTGCGTGGCGACCGCCTCGACGATCGGCGGCATCCAGCCGTTTTCGGCCTCCGTGCGCTGGAGCGCGACCGCCTCGGCCGAGTCGGCGTGATGGCCCGCATGGTGGCCGGTCGAAGAGTGCCCGTCGTCGTCCCCACGCAGTTGGAGCATCTCCTGTAACTCCTGAACAGTCCTATCGGCACCGTCAAGGTCAGCCTTGTTCACGACGAACACGTCGGCGATTTCGAGGATGCCGGCCTTGAGCATCTGCACGTCGTCGCCGCTGCCGGGTTGGACCAATACGGTCACCGTGTCGGCGGTTTTCACGATGTCGATCTCGTTTTGCCCTGCACCGACGGTCTCGACGATGATGCGGTCCTTGCCGAAGGCATCGAGCGCCTTCACGGCGTCGGCGGTGGCGATGGAGACGCCCCCGAGGCTTCCGCGCGCGCTCATCGACCGGAAGAAGACGTCCATATCGCCGACGTTGGAGGCCATCCGGATGCGATCGCCGAGCACCGCACCACCAGTAAAGGGCGAGGAGGGGTCGATAGCGATGACGCCCACGGTCAGCCCCTGATCGCGGTAGTGCTCGGCGACCTTGTCCACGAGCGTGGATTTTCCCGCACCCGGACTGCCGGTGATGCCGATGACCTCGGCGTTGCCGGTGTGGTCGTAGAGCGCGGAGACCAATTCGCGGTGGTCCGGCGAGCGGTTTTCGATCTTCGTGATCGCCCGCGCCAGCGCGCGGTGGTCGCCGTCGAGCAGGCGGTCGAGCAGCTCGCTCATTCGCGCTCGGGGGTGTTCTCGCGGACGAACTCGATGGTATCGGCCATCGATGCGCCGGGGCCGAAGATGGCCGACACACCGTTGTTCAGGAGGTCGTCTTTGTCCTTGTCGGGGACGATGCCGCCGACCAACACGAGCGTGTCGTCGAGCGCGTCGTACTCGTCGAGTCCCTCCAGGATCTTCGGCACGAGCGTGTTGTGCGCCCCCGAGAGGATGGAAATCCCGAGGACGTCGACGTCCTCCTGGACGGTGGCCTGCACCACTTCGTCGGGCGAGCGATGCAACCCGGAGTAGACGACCTCGAAACCCGCATCGCGGAAGGCGCGCGCGATGACGTGCGCACCGCGGTCGTGGCCGTCGAGTCCGACCTTGGCGACGAGACACCGGATGGGCCGCTGTGTCTGTTCTGCGCTCATGGACCTCCGTTCTTTCGCCGCCGATTTGGGTCTATCGGTGCGAGCGGTGTACAGTCCGCCGTCAGTATCCGTGCGGTCCGAGCTGTCGACGTTCGTGCTGGACCGCTTCGAAGACCATCCAGAATCCGACCAACCCGGCGAGAAGCGGCGCGAACGTGCCCGGATACGCCCAGTCGATGGCTCGTCGGGCGTCGAACGAATAGTACGTCTCCCCGCGCGAGACGAACTTCGGGAGGTCCCGCGTGTCGTCCTCGAAGTCGTAGCTCTGCCCGTCGATGGCGCTATCGACGATGCGTTTCGTTCCGGGGTCGAGTTGGCGGTAGGGCGTGGTTTCGGTCTCCTGTTGGAAGGAGAGATCCTCGATTTGACCCTTGTAGCTGTAGTGATAGTCGAAATCCGCCATGCCAAGCCAGAGCGGAGCGCTCGCGAGCAGCACGCAGATGCCGAGCGCCATGAGGCCGAAGCGAAGCGTCGAGTACCGTTCGAGCAGCGCGCTGTGGAGCAGCGAGCGAACCATGCTTTCAGTACCGATAGAGGTGATATATAACTTGTCACGGTATCGGATGGACGAACCAGAAGAGGCATACTTCGAGCGGACCGAGTGGTGAAAATGGCAACAGCCAGCACGCACGGCCCGGTCAAGGAGCACCCACTCGCGGCGACCGCCGTGCTCTCGGTCGTCGGCTACGTGCTCGTCCTCGGGACGTTCGCCGGCATCGTCGACGTCTTTCCACCGATCGGCAACGATACGGTCATCCTGTTTTCGGACGCCATCGCGGTCGTCAACAGTTTCGCGCTGACGGCGCTGCTCGTCGGCTTTTTCTTCATCCGTCGGGGGGACGTGCGCCGCCACCGCGCAGCGATGCTCAGCGCCTTTTCGCTCATTCTCCTGTTTCTCGTGCTCTACCTCTGGAAAGTAGGTGGGGGCTTCGAGAAGGAGATCGTCATCGAGCAGGGCCAGTTCCTCGCGGCGTATGCGGGTCTCATCAGACCGCTCTATCTCGCCATGCTCGCGATCCACATCCTGCTGTCGGCGGTCGCGGTCCCCGTCGTCATCTATCCGGTCGTGCTCGGACTCACCCACACGCCCGCCGAACTCAAGGAGACTGCCCACGCCCGCATCGGCCGTATCGCGGTCGCCTCGTGGTCACTGAGCCTCTTTTTGGGTGTCGTGACCTATTTCCTCCTGAATCATCTCTACGGCTGGGTGCCACGATAGCATCCCCCACAGTCACCGCCGACCGCCGGGCCGCTCCCGGAACCGGGTCGTGTCCACGCGAACGGGATCGGGGCCGAACAGCGCCCTCGTGAGAAGCCGTCGCCCGAACGGGAGCCGGGCTATCGGTACGTGCGCAGGAATCGCGAACGGCGCTTTCAGGAGCGGCCGTTTGACCGGTTCCGGGAGGCTATCGCTGCGGCGGACCAGCCACGAGAGCCCGCGCTCGGCCAGTCGCTGACTTTTCAGTACTCGCTCGACCGCCGGACGGCGGCGCTCCTCGTACCCTCGCAGCGTCGCCGCTGGAAGCGTTCCCGCGCCACGTTCGAGCGCAGTCGTCACTGTCGTGTGGGCGACGACGGCGTCCTGTATCGCCAGCACGTTGCCCTGTGCGCCGATCGGCGAGGCGACGTGGGCCGCATCGCCGATGAGTAACAATCCGTCGCGCACCCACTTCCCGCTCAGTCCCGGCTCGATGTGGAGCAGCGAACACGCGTCGAAACTCGGCAAGGAGTCGGGAAACGCCGGCGCGAGGCTCGGGTCGACCGCGACGAGTCGCTCGCGGAACGCCTCGATACCGCGCTCTCTGAGTTCCGGATAGGTCCCCTTCTCGATGAACCACCCCAACTGGATCTCACCGCCGCCGACGCCGAAGTACAGCAGCAGCCCGTGCTCGTTGAGTCGGGACTGAGCCGCGCTGTGGGCGACCGTCTCCGGGAGTTTGAACCAGAGGAGTTCGAGGTCCGATTCGAGGAGTCCGGGGTCGATGTCGGCGGCCGCCCGCACCGTCGAGAACCGCCCGTCCGCGCCGACGACCAGCCGACTCCGGACGGCGAGTTCGTCGCCGGTTTCGTGGTCGAGCGCCCGGACGCCGACGATTCGTCCATCCTCGTCGCGGAGGTCACGGACCGGCGTGTGCAGTCGGTACGTGAAGGTCTCGAACTCGCTGGCCGCCTCGATAATGGTTTCGAGCAGCGGCGGTTGCTCCATCAGCAGCGCGAAGTCGTAGGGACCGGACAGGTCGTCGAAATCGAACACCTCGTAGGGCTTGTCATAGACGTGGACCACGCCCCGACGAACCTCCTCGTGGTCGAGTGCGAGCACCCGCTCCAGAAGTCCCATCTCGTCGAACAGCCGGAGGGCGTCCGGCTGGAAGCCAAAGCCACGAAACTCCCGGTCGAGGTCGGCGTGGCGCTCCAGCAAGAGGACCTCGACGCCGCTGCGGGCGAGCAGGTAGCTCAACACCGTGCCGCCGGGTCCCGCGCCGACGACGACCACCTCGGTGTCGATGTCGTGTGTCGTTTCTGTCGTCCTCCCGATGACACCCTCTCGGGCTGGCATGCTGTCCCGGAGGACGCCGGCGGACTCAACGCTTGCGCTAGTCGGTCCGCGGCAGGGCGTACGCCCCGAGTGCGAAGAAGACGATCGCGAGCACGCAGAGCACTACCAGATCGGACTGCCAGCCACCGCCGCCGGTCGTCACCGCGCGCACGCCGCGGGCGAAGTACGTCAGCGGCGAGAGGTTCATCACTGGCTGAAACCACTCGGGGAGCAGATCGGGCGGGACGAACGTATCGGACAGAAACAGGAGCGGGAGCGCCAGCGAGTTGCTCGCGGCGATGACCCCATCCTGAGAGTCGGCGAGGCTGCCGAGGAGCGCGCCCACGCCACAGAAGAGCGCGACCGTGACGAAGACGAACGGGATCACCACTCCCGAGAGTACCACGTTCGCACCCGTGAGGAGGACGACCAGCCCGAGGATGAGCAGGCTCGCCAGCCCGATGATGAGCACGTTCACGAGTGTCTGGGCGAGCAGCCACTCCGGGCGGGTGAGCGGCGTCGTGGCGAGTTTCTCGAAGCGATTGCCCTCGCGGTGGCGCGCGACCGTGCTGCCGACGCGCGAGAGCGGCGTGAAGAGCACGACGACAGCCAGATAGCCGGGCACGTAGTACGCCGGCGGCTCGGTAAAGAGTCCGCCGCCGGTCGGTCGCGTGCCGACCAGCACGCCGAAGATGAGGATGAGGATCACCGGGAAGAAGAAGGTGAAGAAGACGGCCGTCCGCCGGCGCAGGAACGAGCGCCACGCCGCGCTAGTGGCCGCGCCGACCCGTCCGGTCGCCGTCACTGCACCGCCCCCGCTTCCCGTCCCCTGCTCGCCAGCGACCGCTCTCCGTCGGATCGGTTGCGCGAGCCATCACTATCGGTGACGGCGAGATAGACGTCTTCGAGATCGGGTTGTCGCCACGCGAGTTCCCCATAGGATATACCGTTCCGTTCGAGCGCCTCGACGACCGCACCGATGTCGGTCGCCGAAACGTCCTCGACGACGATTCCCGTGGGCCGGGATTCAACGCGATGGCCGACGTCGAGCGCTGTCGCGTCGGCGTCGGTCTCGATTTCGAGGCGCGGCCGGCCGCCGTACTCGGCGACGAGGTCGCCGGGCGTCCCGACGGCGGCCAGTCCGCCGTCGGCGAGCAGTCCTACCCTGTCGGCGAGCCGTTCGGCTTCGGCCATGTAGTGCGTGGTCAGAAGAATCGTGGTGCCGCCGGCCGCAAGGCCCTCCAGAAGTTCCCAGAGCGCGCGCCGGCCGGCCGGGTCGATTCCGGTGGTGGGTTCGTCGAGCACCAGCAAGTCGGGGTCGTTGACGAGCGTCGCGCCGACGCAGGTCCGGCGCTGCTGCCCCCCGGAGAGGTCCTCGTAGCGCGTGGCGGCGCTCTCGGTCAAACCTACGTCGTCGAGGACCCCGTCGACATCGCGCGGGTCGTCGTACAGACCGGCGTAGTAGGCGAGCAGTTCGCGCGCGCTCAGCCGTGCCGGCGGGGCAAAGGATTGGGGGAGCACGCCGAGGCGTGATTTG from the Halococcus sediminicola genome contains:
- a CDS encoding AEC family transporter is translated as MSLLSVFATAILPIVTIAAVGFVLGRLREIDVEPLNTVTVYVLVPALVFHSLTTTAVGGATLVKVLVGVVAFILLMAGIAEGVGRALGESEPIQSALVLVSAFSNSGNYGIPLSEFAFGATGRATAVLYLVGQSVVIYTIGVYLASRAGGARGLGAVKKVFKLPLVYAVVLALLVRALGLVPPADGAAMTTIQLVGDASIPLMLILVGIQLANANYGAALSRVGSANVLKLLVAPVVGLAIAAVLDFGNTTVARVFVLECATPAAITSLILLIEFSGERSPEGVSGPEYVSAAVLTTTLVSVPVLTLVIVALETDLVTSLL
- the meaB gene encoding methylmalonyl Co-A mutase-associated GTPase MeaB, whose amino-acid sequence is MSELLDRLLDGDHRALARAITKIENRSPDHRELVSALYDHTGNAEVIGITGSPGAGKSTLVDKVAEHYRDQGLTVGVIAIDPSSPFTGGAVLGDRIRMASNVGDMDVFFRSMSARGSLGGVSIATADAVKALDAFGKDRIIVETVGAGQNEIDIVKTADTVTVLVQPGSGDDVQMLKAGILEIADVFVVNKADLDGADRTVQELQEMLQLRGDDDGHSSTGHHAGHHADSAEAVALQRTEAENGWMPPIVEAVATHGEGVEEYVDALDDHRTHLEATGELDAKARARYAEEIRTLLREDTADLLTEEIAARGGIEELVAGVTAGETDPYEIADSVLDPITECARQQRDS
- a CDS encoding ABC transporter ATP-binding protein is translated as MDAVLVADDVRREYGETVALDGVSLSVGAGEVFALVGPNGAGKTTLVRALTGTTTVAGSVSVFGEAPSAVGKSRLGVLPQSFAPPARLSARELLAYYAGLYDDPRDVDGVLDDVGLTESAATRYEDLSGGQQRRTCVGATLVNDPDLLVLDEPTTGIDPAGRRALWELLEGLAAGGTTILLTTHYMAEAERLADRVGLLADGGLAAVGTPGDLVAEYGGRPRLEIETDADATALDVGHRVESRPTGIVVEDVSATDIGAVVEALERNGISYGELAWRQPDLEDVYLAVTDSDGSRNRSDGERSLASRGREAGAVQ
- a CDS encoding ABC transporter permease — translated: MTATGRVGAATSAAWRSFLRRRTAVFFTFFFPVILILIFGVLVGTRPTGGGLFTEPPAYYVPGYLAVVVLFTPLSRVGSTVARHREGNRFEKLATTPLTRPEWLLAQTLVNVLIIGLASLLILGLVVLLTGANVVLSGVVIPFVFVTVALFCGVGALLGSLADSQDGVIAASNSLALPLLFLSDTFVPPDLLPEWFQPVMNLSPLTYFARGVRAVTTGGGGWQSDLVVLCVLAIVFFALGAYALPRTD
- a CDS encoding DUF420 domain-containing protein; amino-acid sequence: MATASTHGPVKEHPLAATAVLSVVGYVLVLGTFAGIVDVFPPIGNDTVILFSDAIAVVNSFALTALLVGFFFIRRGDVRRHRAAMLSAFSLILLFLVLYLWKVGGGFEKEIVIEQGQFLAAYAGLIRPLYLAMLAIHILLSAVAVPVVIYPVVLGLTHTPAELKETAHARIGRIAVASWSLSLFLGVVTYFLLNHLYGWVPR
- a CDS encoding cobalamin B12-binding domain-containing protein translates to MSAEQTQRPIRCLVAKVGLDGHDRGAHVIARAFRDAGFEVVYSGLHRSPDEVVQATVQEDVDVLGISILSGAHNTLVPKILEGLDEYDALDDTLVLVGGIVPDKDKDDLLNNGVSAIFGPGASMADTIEFVRENTPERE
- a CDS encoding FAD-dependent monooxygenase; the protein is MPAREGVIGRTTETTHDIDTEVVVVGAGPGGTVLSYLLARSGVEVLLLERHADLDREFRGFGFQPDALRLFDEMGLLERVLALDHEEVRRGVVHVYDKPYEVFDFDDLSGPYDFALLMEQPPLLETIIEAASEFETFTYRLHTPVRDLRDEDGRIVGVRALDHETGDELAVRSRLVVGADGRFSTVRAAADIDPGLLESDLELLWFKLPETVAHSAAQSRLNEHGLLLYFGVGGGEIQLGWFIEKGTYPELRERGIEAFRERLVAVDPSLAPAFPDSLPSFDACSLLHIEPGLSGKWVRDGLLLIGDAAHVASPIGAQGNVLAIQDAVVAHTTVTTALERGAGTLPAATLRGYEERRRPAVERVLKSQRLAERGLSWLVRRSDSLPEPVKRPLLKAPFAIPAHVPIARLPFGRRLLTRALFGPDPVRVDTTRFRERPGGRR
- a CDS encoding FAD-binding and (Fe-S)-binding domain-containing protein produces the protein MAVDDEFYDPPSLQTSADALGHDHDDVAEYRALADDLRERVRGEVRFDEYSQILYATDGSIYGAKPAGVVCPRDTEDVSATMRVAADHDVSVLPRGTGSSLAGQAVGPGCVVLDTTRHMDSILDVDADGKTVTVQPGVVQDHLDDHLDQWGLKFAPDPASSNRATIGGGIGNNSTGAHSVRYGITDAYTEELRVVLADGSLIHTHPVVLDSPEWDGLVDKDDREAELYRTVRGLVEENEEEIDERYPTLKRSVSGYNLHKVVYENEAGEEVINLSKLFVGAEGTLGTIVEATVELVTKPDETALALYCFEGLGDAMEAVPEALEFDVSAVELMDDEVFRLASESTEFAQYAEPIPEGTAAALMLEYDSELRDDFEDAIGETNAHFVEEGSAFDVLEAYTEEDQLKLWKLRKAAIPLLMSLEGDPKPYPFIEDATVPPEELAEYVGEFEEVLENHDTSAAYFAHAGSGTLHIRPILNLKDGEGIEKMHSISEDVTSLVLEHNGSFSGEHGDGLARTEFNPKMYGEAIWSAFQELKLAADPDRRMNPGKVVYWEDEPADMRENLRYGPEYSSLEPQTEMDFEREGGFSHAIELCNGCGTCRQADSNTMCPTYRASKEEIQTTRGRANMLRAGISGELSEEEMFSERFQEEVLDLCVGCKGCKSDCPTGVDMAKIKTEVKHEYHEREGAGLRERLFANVDSLAALGSRFAPLSNWGTKLPGARTAMERVAGIAAERELPHFERESLEEWFAARGGSKVSLADAAEKALLFPDTYTNYSNTTPGKAAVLTLEAAGVHVEIPDEVVSSGRPAYSKGFLDEARGRAETNVAALDPYVRDGWSVVFTEPSDAVMFQDEYLDLLPEDVATERVSGNAYGVLEYIDVMRLDDEIEFTEQETSLSYHGHCNQKALNKDHHAVGVLRRAGYAVDPLDSGCCGMAGSFGYEEEHYDLSQAIGDILFEQVEGSNAAEVVAPGTSCRTQLGDRKGESAPRHPIEKVALAIAR